One segment of Palaemon carinicauda isolate YSFRI2023 chromosome 35, ASM3689809v2, whole genome shotgun sequence DNA contains the following:
- the LOC137627689 gene encoding luc7-like protein 3: MSELQFSYWIEQGRRIGLEGNGLGEWATRKYEAGLQREENKEQERQEREEKKEKERQEREEKKEKERQEREERAKERELRKYEIDRSLEERRLALEEAKLALDKQRIDDGIQESTAPKR; the protein is encoded by the coding sequence atgtctgaattacagttttcctattggatcgagcaaggaagaagaattggtttggaaggaaatggacttggtgaatgggcaacaagaaaatatgaagcaggattacaaagagaagaaaacaaggaacaagagagacaagaacgagaagaaaagaaagaaaaggagagacaagaacgagaagaaaagaaagaaaaggagagacaagaacgagaagaaagggctaaagaacgagaacttaggaaatatgaaattgatagaagtttagaagaaagaagattagcgcttgaggaagcaaagctagctcttgataaacaaagaattgatgatggtattcaggaaagtactgctcctaag